From a single Nostoc sp. MS1 genomic region:
- a CDS encoding sigma-70 family RNA polymerase sigma factor, which yields MQPRQSITEIFSTFVQFDADRFSCWATESRLRRSMQRCLQHTPKETSEYFWALYWYKFWQNDETQSLAKQHLTAYLQEPCYWISQKTAATFVSTQYKLSDCFQIAIAQVDKVLKGFNPSQSSTLKNYASIIFGSAIRETLRQRQEVDICTDWGLLRKISQKRLDESLQNAGLTLAEIPSYILAWNCFKTLYIPTKAANSRQLSRPDDHTWSAIAKAYNSQSQQPATAETIEKCLLTAAKAVRKYLYPTPDSLNVAKGEDDAYEMLDNLPGTQQPSLIQEIIAQEEEQARTSQQAQIHQVLVDAIAQLETQLQQILHLYYKQKLNQDGIAQQLNIKQYTVSRRLTKAKETLLKSVASWSRDALHISLTSDILKAMSTLIEDWLQNYYNDSKA from the coding sequence ATGCAACCTCGGCAAAGCATTACGGAAATCTTTTCTACTTTTGTACAATTTGATGCCGATCGCTTCAGTTGTTGGGCGACGGAATCCCGATTGCGCCGGAGTATGCAAAGGTGTCTTCAGCACACGCCAAAGGAAACTTCAGAATATTTTTGGGCTTTGTATTGGTATAAGTTTTGGCAGAATGATGAAACTCAATCTTTAGCAAAGCAACATCTTACCGCTTATTTGCAAGAACCTTGTTATTGGATATCGCAAAAGACAGCCGCCACTTTTGTTAGTACGCAATATAAGTTATCAGATTGTTTTCAAATTGCGATCGCTCAAGTTGATAAAGTCCTTAAAGGCTTCAATCCCAGCCAAAGCAGTACCCTAAAAAACTACGCCAGCATTATCTTTGGTAGTGCTATCCGCGAAACTCTACGCCAACGCCAAGAAGTCGATATCTGTACTGATTGGGGTTTGTTACGCAAAATTAGCCAGAAGCGTTTGGATGAGTCTTTACAAAATGCTGGTTTAACCTTAGCGGAAATTCCTAGTTATATTCTGGCTTGGAATTGTTTTAAAACCTTATATATCCCCACAAAGGCAGCTAATTCTCGCCAACTGTCTCGACCAGATGATCATACTTGGTCAGCGATCGCCAAAGCTTACAATTCCCAAAGTCAGCAACCAGCCACCGCCGAAACTATTGAAAAATGCCTATTAACTGCGGCTAAGGCTGTCCGTAAATATCTTTATCCCACGCCTGATTCTCTCAATGTTGCCAAAGGTGAAGATGATGCTTATGAGATGTTGGATAATCTCCCAGGAACACAACAGCCATCTCTAATTCAAGAAATTATTGCCCAAGAAGAAGAACAAGCGAGAACTTCTCAGCAAGCCCAAATTCATCAGGTGTTAGTAGATGCGATCGCGCAACTAGAAACACAACTACAACAGATTTTACACCTATACTACAAGCAAAAACTTAATCAAGATGGCATTGCTCAACAATTAAATATTAAACAGTACACTGTCTCCCGGCGGCTAACCAAAGCCAAGGAAACCTTATTGAAGTCTGTCGCTAGCTGGAGTCGAGACGCACTGCATATTTCTTTAACTTCCGACATACTCAAAGCTATGAGTACATTGATAGAAGACTGGTTACAGAATTACTACAACGACTCTAAAGCATAA
- a CDS encoding mannosyltransferase family protein produces the protein MAKVQILITKFLWKNDFLFPIAMWFLSRVVIWLTMFLVAPNLPSAPDDLSSSGWGIFDAWDGVHYRAIATKGYEFVNDGKQHNLAFFPLFPFSIRVLMNLGLSFEVAGLLINNLAFLAALYFLYLWLKNSYGVRVARWSTVVLSWYPASMFTGVVYTEGLYLFLSTAALRAFDQKQYGWTALWGALATATRPTGMAMIPTFAIAAWRQRRLVKAYIAGLATATGVISFSIYCALRFQDPLAFIAAQRGWRPSFGFDWQGWFHMTMKIIVGSQNWQWGWVKPASGLINDPWHPLLFTLVVGGGYCLYHFRKHLNAKIIYGYYSAILLILLIAPSDFINRILNLFMVVAGGYSLWQCRSKLTPVTVIYGFCGIGLLLSSGGTISLSRLAYGIVPLNIAMGMLLSRYPRQAYFVLGLFITILAKLAVGFAQEQWVG, from the coding sequence ATGGCTAAAGTGCAGATATTGATCACAAAGTTTTTATGGAAAAATGATTTTCTCTTTCCGATCGCAATGTGGTTTCTCAGTCGGGTGGTAATTTGGCTGACAATGTTTTTGGTTGCGCCCAATTTACCATCAGCGCCTGATGATTTATCTAGTTCAGGCTGGGGAATTTTCGACGCTTGGGATGGTGTCCATTATAGAGCGATCGCCACTAAAGGATATGAGTTTGTTAATGACGGTAAACAGCATAATTTAGCTTTCTTCCCCCTATTTCCTTTCAGCATTAGAGTATTGATGAATTTAGGCTTGTCGTTTGAAGTAGCAGGTCTTTTAATCAACAATTTGGCATTTTTAGCAGCACTGTACTTTTTATACCTGTGGTTGAAAAATAGCTATGGAGTCAGAGTTGCTAGATGGAGTACAGTCGTATTGTCCTGGTATCCAGCTTCCATGTTTACAGGAGTGGTTTATACTGAAGGGCTTTATTTATTTCTCAGTACAGCAGCTTTACGCGCCTTTGATCAAAAGCAATATGGCTGGACAGCTTTGTGGGGTGCATTAGCGACAGCCACACGTCCTACAGGAATGGCCATGATTCCCACATTTGCGATCGCAGCTTGGCGACAACGCAGATTAGTTAAGGCTTATATTGCTGGTTTAGCCACAGCTACAGGAGTCATTTCATTTAGTATATATTGTGCTTTGCGTTTCCAAGACCCCTTAGCATTTATTGCTGCACAACGAGGTTGGCGACCATCCTTTGGCTTCGATTGGCAAGGATGGTTTCATATGACAATGAAAATTATAGTAGGTTCGCAAAATTGGCAATGGGGCTGGGTTAAACCTGCATCTGGTTTAATTAATGACCCTTGGCATCCTTTATTGTTTACTTTGGTTGTAGGGGGAGGATATTGTTTATATCATTTCCGCAAACACCTAAACGCCAAAATTATCTATGGTTATTACAGTGCAATTTTGTTGATACTACTAATAGCACCATCAGACTTTATTAACCGCATACTCAATCTTTTTATGGTTGTTGCTGGTGGCTATAGCTTATGGCAATGTCGGAGTAAATTGACTCCGGTAACTGTAATTTATGGTTTTTGTGGCATCGGGTTGTTATTGTCCTCCGGGGGTACAATATCCCTGAGTCGTTTGGCTTATGGTATAGTCCCTTTGAATATTGCAATGGGGATGCTGTTATCTCGTTATCCTCGTCAAGCATATTTTGTTTTGGGGTTATTCATTACAATACTTGCCAAATTAGCTGTAGGATTCGCTCAGGAACAGTGGGTAGGATAG
- a CDS encoding DUF1822 family protein, with protein MTTNQTVFTFADSTDLILEISHTTPANFENQFSHPYLRYQAYLNELCLNAVLPWLQDFSPQAKVWPSSAVLASFWELVNGTTVTVDATRFVLVPSENIDHSELRVPQEWVDLPSWAGDYYLAVEVAADTGYVKVWGYCTHAQLKNQGKYDAGDRTYSLDSSNIVNDISVLAVARDLCPDEVTQTAITPVPSLPQEQAQNLITRLSNPEIIHPRLAIPFQLWGALIEHGGWRQSLYEHRLGLPEQRSVLQWLQNGISQIAEAVGWERLNLQLSPAGARSVEDRQPQIILSRRLTIAGQLYELLITPQGEPDAPFWRFELRNTTVGAAIPGGFKLRLLTEDLQPFPNNEDIATTAVERLYVEVALEAGEGIVWEIEPLPEDYDREIIKF; from the coding sequence ATGACTACTAATCAAACTGTATTCACTTTTGCTGACTCGACAGACTTGATTTTAGAAATTTCTCACACCACACCCGCCAATTTTGAAAATCAGTTTTCTCATCCTTATCTGCGTTATCAAGCCTATCTCAACGAACTTTGCTTAAATGCAGTTTTGCCTTGGTTGCAGGATTTTTCTCCCCAAGCAAAGGTTTGGCCTTCTAGTGCAGTTCTAGCAAGCTTTTGGGAACTGGTGAATGGAACCACAGTCACAGTAGACGCAACTAGATTTGTTTTGGTTCCCAGTGAAAATATTGATCATAGTGAATTACGAGTACCCCAAGAATGGGTAGATTTACCAAGCTGGGCTGGAGATTATTATTTAGCTGTGGAAGTTGCAGCAGATACAGGTTATGTCAAGGTTTGGGGTTATTGTACTCACGCACAACTAAAGAATCAGGGCAAATATGATGCAGGCGATCGCACCTATTCTTTAGATAGTAGTAATATTGTTAATGATATTAGTGTGTTAGCTGTAGCACGGGATTTATGTCCTGATGAAGTTACCCAAACTGCCATAACACCTGTACCCTCATTACCCCAAGAACAAGCTCAAAATTTAATTACCCGTTTAAGCAATCCTGAAATCATTCACCCCAGGTTAGCAATTCCCTTTCAATTATGGGGCGCATTAATTGAACATGGCGGCTGGCGACAAAGCCTGTATGAACACCGTTTAGGACTACCAGAACAAAGATCAGTGCTGCAATGGTTGCAAAATGGTATATCTCAAATAGCTGAGGCTGTAGGTTGGGAACGCTTGAATTTGCAATTAAGTCCGGCTGGCGCTAGGAGTGTAGAAGACAGACAACCACAAATCATCCTATCTCGCAGATTAACAATTGCTGGTCAATTATACGAACTGTTGATTACCCCCCAAGGCGAACCGGACGCACCCTTTTGGCGGTTTGAGTTGCGAAATACAACCGTAGGCGCTGCTATTCCTGGCGGCTTTAAACTCCGACTGTTAACAGAAGACTTACAACCATTCCCCAACAATGAGGATATCGCCACAACTGCCGTAGAACGACTCTACGTTGAAGTCGCCCTAGAGGCTGGAGAAGGCATAGTTTGGGAAATCGAACCTTTGCCAGAAGATTATGACCGAGAAATTATTAAATTTTAA
- a CDS encoding M16 family metallopeptidase — MFPASVYRLDNGLTFIHQEIPTTPVVVADVWVKAGAIREPEPWFGMAHFLEHMIFKGTATLPPGMFDHQIENRGGVSNAATSYDYANYSLTTAAPYLEDTLPCLADLLLNAVIPEDEFERERDVVLEEIRACYDDPDSVGFQCLLESIYQDHPYGRSVLGTEDELMQQSPQAMRCFHRAHYQPENMTVVIAGGIAQQPAWELVQRSFADFAQPLACPQLKPVSKPAIEGVIRQELTLPRIEQARLLMAWVVPGVEQLRTAYGLDFLSVLLAEGRTSRLVRELREELQLVQGICSNFSLQCESSMFTVSAWLEPENLEKVEELILSHLDEIQTNGVSEQEIARTRRLLCNEYAFSTETPNQLTGLYGYYNTIAQAELAVTYPHQIKSFGTQELQQLAKQHLSPQNYAVTILKPM, encoded by the coding sequence GTGTTTCCAGCCTCGGTATACCGATTAGACAATGGTTTAACATTTATTCATCAAGAAATTCCGACTACACCCGTTGTTGTGGCTGATGTTTGGGTGAAAGCGGGAGCAATTCGTGAGCCAGAACCTTGGTTTGGGATGGCGCACTTTTTAGAACACATGATTTTTAAGGGAACAGCCACCTTACCTCCGGGAATGTTCGACCATCAAATCGAAAACAGAGGTGGAGTAAGTAATGCAGCTACCAGCTATGATTATGCTAATTACTCTTTAACTACAGCTGCGCCTTATCTAGAAGATACTCTTCCTTGTTTAGCAGATTTGCTCCTCAACGCTGTAATTCCAGAAGATGAGTTTGAGCGGGAACGAGATGTAGTCTTAGAAGAGATTCGCGCTTGCTATGATGACCCTGATTCGGTAGGATTTCAATGCTTGTTAGAAAGCATTTATCAGGATCATCCTTATGGGCGTTCGGTTTTGGGTACTGAGGATGAACTAATGCAACAATCACCCCAAGCTATGCGCTGCTTTCATCGCGCTCACTACCAACCAGAAAATATGACCGTAGTGATTGCTGGTGGTATTGCTCAACAACCAGCTTGGGAATTGGTGCAGCGTTCATTTGCTGATTTTGCTCAACCTTTAGCATGTCCACAACTTAAGCCAGTCAGCAAACCAGCAATTGAGGGAGTAATTCGGCAAGAATTGACTTTACCCCGGATAGAACAAGCTAGATTATTAATGGCGTGGGTTGTCCCAGGAGTAGAACAACTCCGCACAGCTTACGGTTTAGATTTTTTGTCAGTATTATTAGCCGAAGGGCGGACTTCTCGCCTAGTTAGAGAGTTACGCGAAGAACTACAATTAGTTCAAGGAATTTGCAGTAATTTCTCTTTGCAATGTGAATCCAGTATGTTTACAGTTAGCGCCTGGTTGGAGCCAGAAAATCTAGAAAAAGTTGAGGAATTAATTCTGAGTCATTTAGATGAAATCCAAACCAATGGCGTGAGCGAACAAGAAATAGCCCGTACCCGTAGACTTTTATGTAATGAGTACGCCTTCTCCACAGAAACGCCAAACCAGCTAACAGGGCTTTACGGTTACTACAATACCATCGCCCAAGCAGAACTAGCAGTAACTTATCCACACCAAATTAAATCATTTGGTACTCAAGAACTGCAACAATTAGCTAAACAGCATCTTTCACCCCAGAATTACGCTGTTACTATACTTAAACCTATGTAG
- a CDS encoding SDR family oxidoreductase → MQLKPINQQVVVVVGASSGIGRETALRFAKGGAKVVVSARSQSGLESLVKEITDFGGEAIAVVADVEHFEQVKAIADKTVDYFGRLDTWVHVPAIGLFANFDNTTPEEFKHVIDVSLMGQVYGAMAALPHLKREGRGALIHVSSMEARRSLPYQSAYSSAKHGVDGFIDAMRLELIHDKWPISVTSIKPAVINTPFWNNGLTKLGVQPAGVPPYYDPRLVANAILHAAEHPTRDLLVGDVAKILDVLHRISPQLTDTLLLLVGFQFQRSSGVPKSEDDPNNFYEPVPEHDRVDGDYGHLVIPSISDFIEQNPPLQWQGCFILKRKMVESDSECIVEE, encoded by the coding sequence ATGCAATTGAAGCCAATTAATCAACAGGTTGTTGTCGTTGTTGGGGCTTCCAGTGGAATTGGACGGGAAACGGCGCTGCGCTTTGCCAAAGGTGGAGCAAAGGTAGTTGTTTCCGCACGGAGTCAATCGGGGTTAGAATCTTTGGTGAAAGAGATTACCGACTTTGGCGGAGAAGCGATCGCCGTCGTTGCGGATGTAGAACACTTTGAACAAGTAAAGGCGATCGCAGATAAAACTGTAGATTATTTCGGCAGACTCGACACTTGGGTACATGTGCCAGCGATTGGTCTATTTGCCAACTTCGACAATACCACACCAGAAGAATTTAAACACGTTATTGATGTCAGCCTCATGGGGCAAGTTTACGGGGCGATGGCTGCACTTCCCCACCTCAAGCGTGAAGGACGAGGCGCATTGATTCACGTTTCCTCAATGGAAGCTAGGCGATCGCTACCATACCAAAGCGCCTATTCCTCAGCCAAACATGGGGTAGATGGGTTTATTGATGCCATGCGCCTAGAACTGATACATGATAAATGGCCGATTAGCGTCACCAGTATCAAACCAGCCGTCATTAACACACCCTTCTGGAATAATGGTCTAACAAAATTAGGTGTCCAACCAGCAGGCGTACCACCTTACTATGATCCCCGGTTAGTAGCTAACGCCATCCTTCACGCCGCCGAACACCCAACCCGCGATTTATTAGTGGGAGATGTAGCCAAAATCTTAGATGTCCTCCATCGCATCTCACCACAACTGACAGACACATTATTACTACTTGTTGGTTTCCAGTTCCAGCGTAGTTCCGGCGTACCCAAATCAGAAGATGATCCCAATAACTTTTACGAACCAGTTCCAGAACACGATAGAGTCGATGGCGACTATGGACATTTAGTAATTCCCAGCATTTCCGACTTTATAGAACAGAATCCCCCATTACAATGGCAGGGCTGTTTCATTCTGAAGAGAAAAATGGTTGAATCGGATAGTGAGTGTATTGTTGAAGAGTAG
- a CDS encoding M16 family metallopeptidase, which yields MTQTVKPSLGHSPIHRTVLDNGIVVLVAENPAADIIAGRIFIRAGSCYEKREKAGLAHLLASVMTKGCEGFSSLEIAEQVESVGASLSANTSTDYFLLSLKTVTSDFPEILALAGRILRSPTFPETQVELERRLALQDIRSQKEQPFTLAFEQMRQVMYQNHPYAMSVLGDENTLSSITKQDLVEYHQTYFRPDNVVISIAGRITLQEAVTLAEQVFSDWQKPTIAPPVINLPDIPINPQHQLKPVQTQQSIVMLGYLGPSVSSPDYAAMKLLSTYLGNGLSSRLFVELREKRGLAYEVSAFYPTRLYPASFVVYMGTAPENTSIALEGLRTEVELLVNEEVSANSLQAAKNKILGQYALGKQTNGQIAQIYGWYEILGLGIDFDTEFQELITSVTAQNALKSAQQYLQQPYISLVGQEEAINQAMK from the coding sequence ATGACCCAAACTGTGAAACCATCCCTCGGACACTCCCCAATTCATCGCACCGTATTAGACAATGGCATTGTTGTGCTGGTAGCGGAAAATCCAGCCGCAGATATTATTGCTGGACGAATTTTTATCCGTGCTGGTAGTTGTTACGAAAAACGAGAAAAGGCGGGGTTAGCCCATCTACTGGCTTCTGTGATGACTAAGGGATGTGAGGGATTTTCTAGTTTGGAAATTGCTGAACAAGTAGAGTCTGTAGGTGCAAGTTTGAGTGCTAATACTTCTACAGATTACTTTTTGCTGTCGTTGAAGACGGTAACATCGGATTTTCCCGAAATTTTAGCATTGGCGGGGCGAATTTTGCGATCGCCTACATTCCCCGAAACCCAAGTTGAACTCGAACGGCGTTTAGCCCTCCAAGATATCCGCTCCCAAAAAGAGCAACCCTTTACCCTCGCCTTTGAACAAATGCGGCAGGTGATGTATCAAAATCATCCCTATGCCATGTCTGTATTAGGTGATGAAAATACTTTGAGCAGCATTACTAAACAAGACTTAGTAGAATATCACCAAACTTATTTTCGTCCAGATAATGTAGTAATTAGTATTGCGGGGCGTATCACATTACAAGAAGCTGTAACTTTAGCAGAACAAGTTTTTAGTGATTGGCAAAAACCAACCATAGCCCCTCCAGTAATTAATTTACCAGATATACCCATCAATCCCCAGCATCAGTTAAAGCCAGTACAAACACAGCAGTCCATCGTTATGCTTGGCTATTTAGGCCCATCGGTGAGTTCTCCTGACTACGCTGCGATGAAATTACTGTCTACATATTTAGGCAATGGTCTTTCTAGCCGCTTGTTCGTAGAACTACGAGAAAAACGGGGATTAGCCTACGAAGTCTCAGCCTTCTATCCCACTAGGCTTTATCCAGCATCTTTTGTAGTGTACATGGGTACAGCACCAGAAAATACCAGCATCGCCCTAGAAGGTTTACGTACAGAAGTTGAGTTACTAGTTAATGAAGAAGTATCAGCCAATAGTTTACAAGCTGCTAAAAATAAAATTCTGGGACAGTATGCTTTAGGTAAACAAACTAATGGTCAAATTGCTCAAATCTACGGTTGGTATGAAATTTTGGGTTTGGGAATTGATTTTGACACAGAATTTCAAGAACTTATTACCTCTGTAACTGCTCAAAACGCTTTAAAATCTGCACAGCAGTATTTACAACAACCTTACATATCATTAGTTGGGCAAGAAGAAGCAATTAATCAGGCGATGAAATGA
- a CDS encoding DUF4870 domain-containing protein yields the protein MRVKHNKQMRFWAMLCHSSALLAWLLLFAVVFLGIPLILPLNILAPFVIWKFRKVKYPWVDFQGRESLNFQISLTFYIVFVIAISLLLVLASCSVAVTTNGQVNQVSAVLDGLLFIWMCFTIALLLLQSFLVTFAATKAYNGEHYRYPFTMRVLR from the coding sequence ATGAGAGTAAAACACAACAAACAAATGCGATTCTGGGCAATGTTGTGTCATTCCTCAGCTTTATTAGCATGGTTACTTTTATTCGCTGTAGTCTTTCTGGGTATTCCTTTAATTTTACCCCTAAATATTTTAGCCCCCTTTGTTATTTGGAAATTTAGGAAGGTCAAATATCCTTGGGTAGACTTTCAAGGTAGAGAATCCTTAAATTTTCAAATTTCTTTAACTTTTTATATCGTATTTGTTATAGCTATATCTTTGTTACTGGTTCTAGCTAGTTGTAGTGTAGCTGTCACTACTAATGGTCAAGTAAATCAAGTAAGTGCTGTTTTAGATGGCTTACTATTTATTTGGATGTGCTTTACCATTGCTCTACTTTTATTACAGTCATTTCTTGTAACTTTTGCAGCCACAAAAGCTTACAATGGTGAACATTATCGCTATCCTTTCACAATGCGAGTTTTGCGTTAG
- a CDS encoding response regulator, whose product MQESSHTILVIEDDTITRNLYLKGLKIEGFDAIGAENGMVGIQKAQEYLPDIVVCDIMMPQMDGYAVLTALRQDPRTAPIPLIFLSASDTRGDIRKGMELGADDYITKPSTLDELLKAIAVRLRKQASLQNWCNNLLPKNVKPSPTGNPEPATPTEPQSIFPAVPQLKEVFDFIEAYFHQGITLCDVAAAVGYSPAYLTNRVAKQTGDTINNWIVKRRMAEARRLLQNSDETVEQISRSLGYQHVCHFSRQFRQHNGLPPHAWRLCYKQKQELVKI is encoded by the coding sequence ATGCAGGAATCATCACATACAATTCTAGTCATTGAAGACGATACAATTACCCGCAATCTCTACTTAAAGGGATTAAAAATTGAAGGGTTCGATGCAATAGGTGCTGAGAATGGTATGGTGGGTATTCAAAAAGCACAAGAGTATTTACCCGATATAGTTGTTTGCGATATTATGATGCCGCAAATGGATGGCTATGCTGTTCTCACTGCACTCCGCCAAGATCCCCGCACTGCACCTATTCCCCTAATTTTTTTGAGTGCTAGTGATACTAGGGGAGATATTCGCAAAGGTATGGAATTAGGGGCTGATGATTATATTACTAAACCCTCTACCCTAGATGAATTACTCAAAGCGATCGCCGTTCGCTTACGCAAGCAAGCATCTCTGCAAAATTGGTGCAATAATCTCCTCCCCAAAAACGTAAAACCTTCACCCACAGGCAATCCTGAACCAGCGACTCCTACAGAACCTCAGTCAATTTTTCCCGCCGTTCCTCAATTGAAAGAAGTGTTTGACTTCATTGAGGCTTACTTTCACCAAGGAATTACTCTATGTGATGTAGCTGCTGCTGTTGGTTACTCTCCGGCTTATTTAACTAATCGTGTAGCCAAGCAAACAGGAGATACTATCAATAACTGGATTGTCAAACGTCGTATGGCTGAGGCTCGTCGTTTACTACAAAATAGTGATGAGACAGTAGAGCAAATTTCTCGCTCGTTAGGTTATCAACACGTTTGTCATTTCTCCCGCCAATTTCGTCAACATAATGGTTTACCGCCCCATGCTTGGCGGTTATGTTATAAGCAAAAACAGGAATTAGTGAAAATTTAA
- a CDS encoding scytonemin biosynthesis sensor histidine kinase: MTIQSKLEFKFAHFLINNIVETAFCLGEDWQFLYVNDAACRMTEYSREELLTMNLQDLDIDFSLRNWAEIQSQDSYTFKTRYRAKSGRSLLVETSLTFIEEQGRKFSCAFVQEKSNEIVDLSIEKWLNELRDANNNLQQQVAELKKKEVNLETSLSVLSSTLESTAIGIVSINFEGDILNYNQKFAEMWKIPQALILSKKCPRCKAFFESQIKDPETFNRMIWEVSSTSDMESYDVLELKDGRVFAHYSQPQRLGEKIIGRVWSLWDITKSRQTEEALRLNEARFRALAETSDASTFLIQGTQFCYVNPAVQVLTGYTREELLSGFDIRRLIKQRKGRQIRNSAKATNFEYQEITILTKNGAERWLACAVTVLSSTIDFQGKSVEMITAIDITDYKQAESELNQALEQAKHLGELRASFLSMVCHQFRNPLNIVSFSNNLIKRYLDAQTEETVQPILDQVQLSIEQLNQMLDDMLFFARTEAAKLKLEPSQFELVEFCHDLVAQMQMGNFTNLIHFISQENYLRVWMDKNILDSILKNLLDNAIKYSPSGSMVELKLFRNNEKVVFKVKDSGIGISLQDQKRLFEPFYRGNNVDNIPGTGLGLSIVKTLVDLHSGQIAVESKIGVGTTFTVMLPYRI, translated from the coding sequence ATGACTATCCAGTCAAAATTAGAATTTAAGTTTGCTCATTTTTTGATAAACAACATTGTAGAAACAGCCTTTTGTTTAGGCGAAGACTGGCAATTTCTCTATGTTAATGATGCAGCTTGTCGCATGACTGAATATTCTCGTGAAGAGTTATTGACGATGAATTTGCAAGATTTAGACATAGATTTTTCTCTACGTAATTGGGCTGAAATTCAATCACAAGATTCCTATACATTTAAAACTCGATACCGTGCTAAGAGTGGTAGGAGTTTGTTGGTAGAGACTTCGTTAACTTTTATAGAGGAACAAGGAAGAAAGTTTAGTTGCGCTTTTGTGCAGGAAAAGAGTAATGAAATAGTAGATTTAAGTATAGAAAAGTGGCTCAATGAATTAAGAGATGCTAACAACAATCTGCAACAACAAGTTGCGGAATTAAAGAAAAAAGAGGTAAATTTAGAAACATCCCTATCCGTCCTCAGTTCGACTCTTGAATCAACTGCGATCGGCATTGTTTCTATTAACTTTGAAGGTGATATTCTTAACTATAATCAAAAATTTGCCGAGATGTGGAAAATTCCACAGGCTTTAATACTATCTAAGAAATGTCCTAGATGTAAGGCTTTCTTTGAGAGCCAAATAAAAGACCCAGAAACTTTTAATAGGATGATTTGGGAAGTTTCTAGCACATCGGATATGGAAAGTTACGATGTTTTAGAATTAAAAGATGGTAGGGTTTTCGCTCACTATTCTCAGCCGCAAAGACTTGGAGAGAAGATAATAGGTAGAGTCTGGAGTCTTTGGGATATTACTAAATCTAGGCAGACAGAGGAAGCATTACGGTTAAATGAAGCAAGATTTCGCGCTTTGGCTGAGACTAGTGATGCTAGCACTTTCCTTATACAAGGTACACAATTTTGTTATGTTAATCCGGCAGTACAAGTACTGACGGGCTATACCAGAGAAGAGCTTTTGAGTGGCTTTGATATTCGCCGATTAATTAAACAAAGAAAAGGTCGGCAGATACGTAATTCAGCTAAAGCCACTAACTTTGAGTATCAAGAAATCACTATTCTCACTAAAAATGGTGCGGAACGTTGGTTAGCTTGTGCGGTTACAGTTCTAAGTAGCACGATAGATTTCCAAGGTAAATCTGTGGAGATGATTACAGCTATTGATATCACAGATTACAAACAAGCTGAATCAGAACTTAACCAAGCTTTAGAACAGGCAAAACACCTTGGTGAATTAAGAGCAAGTTTCCTTTCGATGGTCTGTCATCAATTCCGTAATCCTTTAAATATAGTGTCTTTCTCAAATAATTTAATCAAACGATATCTTGATGCACAAACTGAGGAGACAGTACAACCAATACTCGATCAAGTTCAACTATCCATAGAACAACTCAACCAAATGTTGGATGATATGTTGTTCTTTGCCAGAACAGAAGCCGCAAAGTTGAAGCTTGAACCAAGCCAATTTGAATTAGTGGAGTTTTGTCATGATTTAGTTGCACAAATGCAAATGGGTAATTTTACTAATTTAATTCATTTTATCAGTCAAGAAAATTACTTGAGAGTTTGGATGGATAAGAATATATTAGATTCTATTCTCAAGAATTTGCTCGATAATGCTATCAAATATTCTCCCTCTGGTAGTATGGTAGAGTTGAAACTTTTCCGTAACAATGAAAAGGTAGTTTTCAAGGTCAAAGATAGTGGAATTGGCATTTCCTTACAAGACCAAAAACGACTATTTGAACCATTTTACCGAGGCAACAATGTTGATAACATTCCAGGTACTGGACTGGGGCTGTCGATTGTTAAAACGCTGGTAGATTTACATAGTGGTCAGATTGCTGTAGAAAGCAAAATTGGTGTAGGTACAACATTTACTGTCATGTTGCCATACAGGATATAA